One genomic region from Cyclopterus lumpus isolate fCycLum1 chromosome 20, fCycLum1.pri, whole genome shotgun sequence encodes:
- the scrib gene encoding protein scribble homolog isoform X10 produces the protein MLKCIPLWRCNRHVESVDKRHCNLQTVPDEVFRYSRSLEELLLDANQLKELPKPFFRLLNLRKLGLSDNEIQRLPPEVANFMQLVELDISRNEIPEIPESIKFCKALEIADFSGNPLSRLPDGFTQLRALAHLALNDVSLQALPNDIGNLANLVTLELRENLLKSLPTSLSFLVKLEQLDLGSNELEVLPDTLGALPNLRELWLDRNQLSSLPPELGNLRKLVCLDVSENRLEELPSELNGLLALTDLLLTQNLLEVIPDSIGSLKQLSILKVDQNRLTDLTDSIGECENLTELVLTENLLQSLPRSLGKLKKLTNLNVDRNRLGGVPKELGGCASLNVLSLRDNHLGKLPAELADATELHVLDVAGNRLQNLPFALTNLNLKAMWLAENQSQPMLKFQTEDDESTGEKVLTCYLLPQQPSPSLENLLQNSVDDSWTDSNLNRVSVIQFQEETKAEEEDDEAAAERRVRDTTGLQRRATPHPNELKVMKKVIEERRNEAYTSRPDGEEESPDQQEKRLSDLSNQSHNSQVSNSTLSATSHEDRRNVTAASQREDLVDGHYPQDEEELDEMEVEYIEPSVHFAEEPMIRGLDEDDDEVGVDGERSDEEERPAIPAEKQRLIRKDTPHYKKHFKINKLPKPEAVAALLQGFNPDGMNSPTQVARDQQDEEEEEEHILCNPQHHLRMEELEDSRLQVNSSQVKTNQNIYWQSWNVKSNDPCLCHDMGVSFDQVNNLLIEPARIEEEEHSLTIMRQTGGLGISIAGGKGSTPYKGDDEGIFISRVSEEGPAARAGVKVGDKLLEVNAVDLHEAEHHTAVEALRSSGATVSMSVLRERMVEPENAITTTPLRPEDDYFPRERRSSGIAFNMEAAPSEPHQRFSTCLIRNDKGLGFSIAGGKGSTAYRTADTGIYISRIAEGGAAHRDSTLHVGDRVISINGVDMTEARHDQAVALLTGTSPTISLLVERDPNAPGGSPGQSRARAHSPPPPEPSDSPDQEEDGLGLHGNNLSRMEDEYPIEEVTLLKSGGPLGLSIVGGSDHASHPFGINEPGVFISKVIPHGLACESGLRVGDRILEVNAIDLRHATHQEAVRALLANKQEIRMLVRRDPSPPGMQEIVIQKQPGEKLGISIRGGAKGHAGNPFDPTDEGIFISKVSSSGAAARDSRLQVGMRILEVNNHSLLGMTHTEAVRVLRAVGDSLVMLMCDGFDPQKMAAVEASPGIIANPFASGIVRKNSLESISSIDRDLSPEEMEIMQKESEMVRETSQWEREEMEKVERMRLEREEATRLLEEETEVRHSSSAGLQTIFLEVCAKTPRGK, from the exons CCTTTCTTCAGACTACTGAACCTACGGAAGCTCGGCCTCAGTGACAATGAGATCCAGAGGCTCCCTCCTGAGGTGGCCAACTTCatgcagctggtggagctcgACATTTCCAGAAATG AAATTCCCGAAATCCCAGAGAGCATTAAGTTTTGCAAGGCCTTGGAGATCGCAGACTTCAGTGGAAACCCACTGTCCAG ATTGCCGGATGGCTTCACTCAGCTCCGAGCGTTGGCTCACTTGGCACTCAACGACGTGTCATTGCAGGCGTTGCCCAACGACATTGGAAA TCTGGCCAACCTGGTGACGTTAGAGCTCAGGGAGAACCTGCTGAAGTCTCTGCCAAC GTCGCTCTCTTTCCTGGTGAAACTGGAACAGCTGGACCTGGGCAGCAATGAACTGGAAGTTTTG CCGGACACCCTCGGTGCTCTCCCCAACCTGAGGGAGCTATGGCTGGACCGTAACCAGTTGTCCTCATTACCACCA GAGCTGGGAAACCTCCGGAAACTGGTGTGTCTGGATGTGTCTGAGAATCGTCTGGAGGAGCTTCCCTCAGAGCTCAACGGCCTCCTGGCTCTCACCGACCTGCTGCTCACGCAAAACCTGCTGGAGGTCATCCCAGACAGCATAG GCTCTCTGAAACAGCTGTCCATCTTGAAGGTGGACCAGAATAGACTGACCGACCTGACTGATTCAATAGGCGAGTGTGAAAACCTCACAGAACTCGTCTTGACTGAGAACCTTTTACAG TCACTTCCTCGCTCGCTGGGCAAGCTGAAGAAGCTGACCAACCTGAATGTAGACCGCAACCGTTTGGGCGGCGTGCCCAAAGAGCTGGGCGGCTGTGCCAGCCTCAACGTTCTCTCACTGAGAGACAATCACCTGGGCAAACTGCCCGCGGAGCTTGCAGATGCCACTGAGCTGCATGTGCTCGATGTGGCCGGAAACAG ATTACAAAACCTGCCTTTTGCCCTCACAAACCTCAACCTAAAGGCCATGTGGCTTGCAGAGAACCAGTCGCAGCCAATGCTCAAGTTCCAGACAGAGGATGATGAGAGCACAGGGGAGAAGGTGCTGACCTGCTATTTACTGCCCCAGCAGCCTTCTCCAAGCCTTG AGAACTTGCTGCAAAACAGTGTGGATGACAGTTGGACGGACAGCAACCTGAACCGAGTGTCAGTCATTCAATTCCAGGAAGAGACCAAGGCcgaggaggaagatgacgagGCTGCTGCGGAGCGCAGAGTGAGGGACACAACA ggCCTTCAGCGCAGAGCCACTCCACACCCTAATGAgctgaaggtgatgaagaaggtgattgaggagaggaggaatgaagCTTACACATCCAGACCTGATGGAGAAGAAGAGTCCCCTGATCAACAG GAGAAACGGCTCAGTGACCTCTCCAATCAGAGCCATAACTCCCAGGTGTCCAACAGCACACTGTCGGCCACTTCCCACGAGGACAGACGAAATGTGACTGCAGCCTCGCAGAGGGAGGACCTTGTAGACGGCCACTACCCTCAGGATGAAGAAGAGCTGGATGAGATGGAGGTGGAATACATTGAG CCCTCTGTGCACTTTGCAGAGGAGCCCATGATCCGTGGTTTGGATGAGGACGACGATGAGGTCGGGGTGGATGGCGAGAGGAGTGACGAGGAAGAGAGGCCGGCTATCCCTGCGGAGAAGCAGCGTCTGATCAGAAAAGACACGCCGCACTACAAGAAGCACTTCAAGATCAACAAGCTGCCCAAACCAGAGGCCGTGGCTGCGCTGCTGCAGGGCTTCAATCCCGACGGCATGAACTCTCCGACACAGGTTGCTCGGGACCAGcaggacgaagaggaagaggaagagcacaTTTTATGCAACCCTCAACACCATCTTAGAATGGAGGAGCTCGAAGACAGCCGGCTCCAGGTCAACTCCAGCCAAGTAAAG ACCAACCAGAACATATATTGGCAGAGCTGGAATGTGAAATCCAACGATCCTTGTTTGTGTCATGACATG GGGGTGTCATTTGATCAAGTCAATAATCTGCTGATTGAACCTGCTCGaattgaggaggaagag CACTCCCTGACCATCATGCGACAAACTGGCGGCCTGGGAATCAGCATTGCTGGAGGGAAAGGATCCACACCTTACAAGGGGGATGATGAG ggaaTCTTCATCTCCAGAGTATCTGAAGAAGGTCCTGCAGCCAGAGCAGGTGTGAAAGTGGGAGACAAACTCCTGGAG GTGAATGCAGTGGACCTCCACGAAGCAGAACATCACACAGCGGTTGAAGCTCTTCGTAGCTCCGGTGCCACAGTTTCCATGTCGGTGCTGCGGGAGCGAATGGTGGAGCCGGAGAACGCCATCACGACCACGCCGCTGAGGCCAGAGGACGACTACTTCCCGCGGGAGAGACGGAGCAGCGGCATCGCCTTCAACATGGAGGCGGCTCCCAGCGAGCCTCACCAGCGGTTCTCCACCTGCCTGATCCGAAACGACAAGGGCCTTGGATTCAGCATCGCCGGGGGCAAAGGCTCCACGGCCTACCGCACAGCAGACACG ggaATCTACATCTCTCGGATTGCAGAAGGGGGAGCGGCACACAGAGACAGCACACTGCACGTAGGCGACAGGGTGATCTCT ATCAATGGTGTAGACATGACAGAGGCCAGGCATGACCAGGCAGTAGCGCTCCTTACCGGCACCTCACCCACCATCTCCCTCCTGGTGGAGCGAGACCCGAATGCACCAGGGGGCTCTCCAGGTCAATCCCGGGCGCGAGCCCACTCCCCTCCACCCCCAGAGCCCTCAGATTCAccggaccaggaggaggacggtCTCGGCCTTCATGGGAACAACCTGAGTCGGATGGAGGACGAGTATCCCATCGAG GAAGTAACCCTGCTGAAGTCTGGTGGCCCTCTAGGCCTCAGCATCGTGGGAGGCAGTGATCACGCCAGTCACCCGTTCGGCATCAATGAGCCTGGCGTGTTCATCTCAAAG GTGATTCCTCACGGTCTGGCATGTGAAAGCGGACTGCGTGTCGGCGACCGCATTTTAGAAGTGAACGCCATCGACCTGCGCCACGCTACGCACCAGGAAGCTGTGCGAGCGCTGCTGGCCAACAAGCAGGAGATCCGTATGTTAGTGCGGCGGGACCCGTCGCCTCCTGGGATGCAG GAAATTGTGATCCAGAAGCAGCCAGGGGAGAAGCTTGGTATCAGTATTCGTGGAGGGGCCAAGGGTCACGCAGGAAACCCCTTTGACCCCACAGACGAGGGCATCTTCATCTCTAAG GTGAGCTCGAGCGGTGCAGCAGCCAGAGACAGCCGCCTGCAGGTTGGCATGCGTATCCTGGAGGTGAACAACCACAGCCTGCTGGGGATGACGCACACAGAGGCCGTGCGAGTGCTTCGAGCTGTCGGAGACTCTCTGGTCATGCTGATGTGTGACGGCTTCGACCCACAAAAAATGGCTGCCGTGGAG GCGTCTCCCGGCATCATCGCCAACCCATTTGCTTCAGGCATCGTCCGTAAGAACAGTCTGGAAAGCATCTCTTCTATCGACCGAGACCTGAGCCCAGAGGAGATGGAAATCATGCAGAAG GAGTCTGAGATGGTGAGAGAGACATCGCAGTGGGAGcgagaagagatggagaaagtG GAGCGTATGCGTTTGGAGCGCGAGGAGGCAACTCGCCTGCTAGAAGAGGAGACTGAGGTGAGACACTCCTCGTCGGCAGGTCTGCAGACGATCTTCCTGGAAGTCTGTGCAAAAACACCACGG GGAAAATAG